A DNA window from Setaria viridis chromosome 2, Setaria_viridis_v4.0, whole genome shotgun sequence contains the following coding sequences:
- the LOC140222062 gene encoding probable LRR receptor-like serine/threonine-protein kinase At1g07650 isoform X2: protein MANRLSGQFPMVLTKITSLTNLSIEGNEFHGPIPPEIGGLIRMEKLILSVNEFTGPLPTALSLFSNLTDLRISSTNFSGRLPDFWGKLKRLEKLQIGGSLLEGPIPSSLSELTNLSDLRISDLRGSGSAFPDLSVMKSMRTLVLRKCSISGSIPSYIGSWTTLKHLDLSFNKLSGEIPPSFANLRGVDYIYLTGNSLSGNIPGWLLRRNKITDISFNNFTMGSSGPNQCLQGSVNLGESYSPEMDSLNSVQPCLKRNFPCVASNGQYQYSLHINCGDKEAIINGTKYEADTTPKGASLLYVSPGSNWAFSSTGNFMDDNITDDNFIATSISKLVMPNSELYTKARLSPLSLTYYGLCMFSGSYTVNLHFAEIVFTNDSTYCSLGKRRFNVFIQGRMVLENFNIEQPSGADGKPVIKTFQTYVTNHTLEIQFYWAGRGTTGIPYRGSYGPLISAITVTPNFQIPLAVEPPKTRDSKRSSRVSIALVIGIPVIAIFTALIVGIYCIKKRRKSLMHKELRALDLQIGSFTLRQIKAATRNFDAANKIGEGGFGSVYKGLLSDGTIIAVKQLSSRSKQGNREFVNEIGMISALQHPNLVKLYGCCTEGNQLSLVYEYMENNCLARALFVEQYRLRLDWPTRHKICLGIARGLAYLHEESAIRIVHRDIKASNILLDKDLNAKISDFGLAKLNEDDHTHISTKVAGTIGYMAPEYAMRGYLTDKADVYSFGVVALEVVSGKSNTNYRPKEDFVYLLDWACVLHERGALLELVDSDLGSNYSTEEALLMLNVALLCTTAAPTLRPKMSKVVSLLEGHTPLQPLLSDLSLAASSLSSSGVRRNFWQNLSESQSLTAEASCNDTNESSAIDTDGSLRPLVSQM from the exons ATGGCAAACAGATTGTCAGGGCAATTTCCCATGGTTCTCACAAAGATCACAAGCCTGACTAACCT GAGCATTGAAGGCAATGAATTCCATGGGCCAATCCCTCCTGAAATTGGAGGTCTCATTCGAATGGAGAAGCT AATATTATCAGTCAATGAGTTCACTGGGCCCCTTCCAACTGCTCTTTCATTGTTCAGTAATTTAACAGACTT GAGGATTTCTAGCACTAATTTTTCTGGAAGGCTGCCTGATTTTTGGGGCAAATTGAAAAGACTTGAAAAATT GCAAATTGGAGGATCTTTGTTGGAAGGGCCTATTCCCTCAAGTCTATCTGAATTGACAAACCTTTCTGATCT GAGGATTAGTGATCTGAGAGGTAGTGGATCAGCTTTCCCCGATTTAAGTGTAATGAAATCCATGAGAACATT GGTACTTAGGAAATGTTCCATCAGTGGAAGCATCCCATCTTACATTGGCTCGTGGACAACTCTTAAGCATCT GGATCTGAGCTTTAATAAACTTAGTGGAGAAATACCACCTTCTTTTGCTAACTTGCGAGGTGTAGATTACAT ATATCTAACGGGAAATTCACTCTCTGGGAATATACCTGGATGGTTATTGAGAAGAAACAAGATCAC GGACATATCTTTTAATAACTTCACAATGGGGAGTTCAGGACCTAATCAATGCCTTCAAGGAAGTGT CAATCTGGGGGAGAGCTATTCACCTGAAATGGACAGTCT AAATAGTGTTCAGCCATGCTTAAAGAGGAATTTCCCATGTGTTGCTTCGAATGGACAAT ATCAATATTCACTGCATATCAATTGTGGTGATAAAGAAGCAATTATTAACGGAACCAAATACGAAGCGGACACAACACCAAAAGGTGCTTCATTGCTGTATGTAAGCCCAGGGTCAAACTGGGCATTTAGCAGCACTGGGAACTTTATGGATGACAACATCACTGACGACAACTTCATTGCAACAAGCATATCAAAATTGGTCATGCCCAATTCAGAGTTGTACACCAAAGCCCGTCTTTCTCCTCTTTCGCTCACATATTATGGGCTTTGCATGTTCAGCGGGAGCTACACGGTTAATCTCCACTTTGCTGAAATTGTTTTCACAAATGACAGCACATATTGTAGCCTTGGCAAAAGAAGATTCAACGTGTTCATACAG GGAAGAATGGTGCTCGAGAATTTCAATATTGAACAGCCCTCTGGTGCGGATGGAAAGCCAGTTATCAAGACTTTCCAAACATACGTCACAAATCATACTCTAGAGATTCAGTTCTATTGGGCAGGAAGGGGGACAACAGGCATTCCATATAGAGGTTCTTACGGTCCACTGATATCTGCAATAACAGTAACTCCAA ATTTCCAGATTCCGTTGGCTGTTGAACCTCCCAAAACTCGAGATAGCAAAAGGAGTTCAAGGGTATCCATTGCTTTAGTGATTGGAATCCCTGTTATAGCAATATTCACTGCTCTGATTGTTGGCATTTATTGTATTAAGAAGCGAAGAAAGAGTTTGATGCATAAAG AACTCAGAGCTCTTGACCTGCAAATTGGCTCCTTCACTTTGCGTCAAATCAAAGCGGCAACTAGGAACTTCGATGCAGCTAACAAGATTGGTGAAGGTGGTTTTGGTTCAGTTTACAAG GGTTTATTATCTGATGGCACCATCATTGCTGTCAAGCAGTTATCATCAAGGTCTAAACAAGGGAATCGGGAATTCGTGAATGAGATAGGCATGATATCTGCACTCCAGCATCCTAACCTTGTCAAACTTTACGGTTGCTGTACAGAAGGAAACCAGCTCTCACTAGTTTACGAGTATATGGAAAACAATTGCCTTGCACGAGCTCTTTTCG TTGAACAATACAGACTGAGACTGGATTGGCCAACAAGACACAAGATTTGCCTTGGGATAGCAAGAGGTCTAGCATATCTGCATGAGGAGTCCGCAATAAGGATTGTGCACCGAGATATCAAGGCCAGCAACATACTGCTTGACAAAGATTTGAATGCTAAGATCTCAGATTTTGGGCTAGCAAAACTTAATGAAGATGATCACACCCACATAAGCACAAAAGTAGCTGGAACAAT CGGATACATGGCTCCTGAGTATGCTATGCGTGGTTATTTAACAGATAAAGCTGATGTATACAGTTTTGGTGTTGTTGCCTTGGAAGTTGTCAGTGGAAAAAGTAACACAAACTACAGGCCAAAGGAAGACTTTGTTTATCTTCTAGATTGG GCTTGTGTTCTACATGAGAGAGGAGCTCTTCTAGAATTGGTAGATTCAGATCTAGGATCCAATTACTCAACAGAAGAGGCACTCCTGATGTTGAATGTTGCCCTGCTATGCACAACTGCAGCACCTACACTCAGACCAAAGATGTCGAAAGTTGTTAGCCTGCTTGAGGGCCACACCCCTCTTCAGCCCTTGCTGTCAGACCTCAGCCTTGCAGCAAGTAGCCTGAGCTCAAGTGGTGTACGCCGGAACTTCTGGCAAAACCTAAGTGAGAGCCAGAGCCTGACAGCAGAAGCTTCGTGCAATGACACTAATGAATCATCAGCCATAGATACAGATGGTAGCCTGAGACCATTGGTGAGTCAGATGTAG